The genomic segment CTGTAGGTTATTTGTTTCCCCATCCATTGACCTGGTCTTATTTCCACTGTCTGCCTTGTTTTTCCAGGCTCTACCTGTGATAGCTCAGACTCCCCATCAGAGGAGAGAGCCACCAGCCACTTTACCTACTACTTCCAATCCTCCCTAGACAACCAGGAGTCTGCCATCACCTCAGCCCATTTCTGGTTCTACGCCGGCGAGGTGGCCAGCAGGAACatcacccctctcttcctcctcactTCAGACCAGCAGCTCCTCCAGGTGGCAGAGTTTCCGGCCAAGACCACCGCTGATGGCTGGACCACCTACCACTTCGAGCACCACCTCCTCACCGCCCTGACCCAAGGCCCCTTCGTACTCCAGGTGCGCTGCCCCGCCTGCGAATGCCACGAAAACGAAGCCGACAAAATGCCATTCCTCCACCTGCACACCCGACCTCACGGCCCAGACCGCTCCCCACGGCGAGCGGCCGCCACCATTCCCTGGTTCCCATCGGCCATCGACCTCCTGATGCGGCCATCGCAGCAGAAGCCAGAGTACAGCGACTGTCAGCGGGAGATGATCAACATCTCGTTCCAGGAGCTGGGCTGGGACAACTGGATCGTTCACCCGAAGGTTCTCAACTTCTACTACTGTCATGGCACCTGCTCGGCTTCGGACCGCACCACTGCTATGCTGGGGATCAAACAGTGCTGCGCTCCGGTCCCCGGGACCATGAAGTCACTACGGTTCACCACTACGTCTGATGGAGGGTACTCCTTTAAATACGAGACCCTGCCCAACATCATACCAGAGGAGTGCTCCTGTATCTAGGCCTAAAACCTCAGAATGGCTCAGTTTTTCCAAGTAAGATTAATAGTTATACTGGTGTAATCTAGGCCAGGGCAACGGTCTTTGGAGAGCACCTAGGCTAGACCTAGAACTGATAAGCCTGTATTTGTCATGCACCAAGATTATAGAGCAAAATAAAAAAGTTTGTTCTTAATACAGCTACACAAGATGcatttttaataaaaataatttAAGAAACTGAAATGGGTGTGTAGTGTGTTCTTCCTTCTTGCCACAAGAGGGCAATGCAGACTCAGATTAAGGTGTTTTAGAAGTGAAGTACAGAGGTCTACAGTGAAGTAATCATTCCAAACAAAGACATTGCAAAGTCATTCTgttcaaatatatatttattcatgtatttctatgaAACTAAACTCTACAGATACAAAAACTACAAAACTTGGAACAATGTAACAAACACTCAAAATATTGGAATGTTATTTTTGTaccaaattaaaaataaaaattttAAGGAAAAATGAAATGAACACAGCACACGACCGTTTCCAGTTTCCAACTCAACCATTTCAAAGAACCATCACATTATGACAACATAAGCAAATGTTGGTGCATTTGCCTCAGAATTCCAGTAcgaacattaaaaaaaaagtttaaacaaAACAACTCACCGACTAGCATGAACAAAAGGAAACAGGACAGGAGCGAAATGACAGGTACAGGAGGACTACAGGAgtgtttaaacagcatggaagAACATTTATAGTCGTCACAGGATTCAAGCATTTCCCAGGTATTTATCACATTTGGCCGATTTGTTGGAATGACTAATATACAAGGCTTTAACAATGAGTGGAGTCTCATGGAATGTCAAAACAATTTAATTTTAATTACTAAACCACTGACAAAAGCTGTACAGTTAACGTCCAAGATTAAGTTAAAAGCTTTCGTTAAAGAACTGCACTTTTAGAAAACCTCCCAGCACCTTGTATACAACACACATACATGGACGCACATCCTCTTAATGTCTGTGCAAAAGGACATCCCCCGCAGGCAAGTGTTCATTGCGGTTCACTCTGTATCCAGCAACAACAAGCCCTGGCATAACAACATGTGCAGTAAATGCTTTTAAGACTTTGTTGAGCCTCGCTCTTAAAATTGGACCGACTTGTAAACTTTGtcaatagagaggagaggggggggggtaaatTAAAGCTTACACTTGACAAGACCGATTCACCTGACAGAATACAGAAACTGACCGGAGAACACTTTGGAACGGAATGACTGCGAAACAAATTAAAACAAAAAAACGGACAAACCAAAACACCTTTGGGCAAAAATAAACGGGGTGTCGACTACATCTAGAAGGCTGTGTGCTTCAGCGACAGGCACTGCCAAGGTAGGGTGTGGGGTTTCGGCAAGCTGAAACTTGAGACCAAAGTATTTGGAGGCTCTCAAGTCGAATGAGTCAGACGCTAAAGGAGATTTGTACTGTAGCTTTACGGAAGCTTGGGCAGCTTTACATTTAAGTTGTCCCTGGCCCTTAATACTGCAAGGCACTGCATCCCTCTCACAACCACACTCGTCAGTCTCTCAGTTGTCTGGCTGTGTCCCCATGTGCTTCCCCATCCGTGGAGGGCCAGTCGGGAAGAGAAAGCAGGCAGGCAGTCCAGCAGGAATTAAGCAGGATTCAGGCATGTACTCCTGAGGGAAGAACATGTTAGAGAGGAAATAGAGAGATCTCTAGGTTCTCTACTACTTCATGGGAACAAACAGTGCTGTGGGGTTATATAGGTTAATGTCATTCTGTACAGTAAGGCAGTcattcaaaatggcttaaggaatcTGGAACGGGTTGAAATAAACACGTCTGAAAAATACATATGGCGCCTTCTCCAATCGCTCTTTTTCTAGGACTGATGAAGCTAGAAACCTTCCATCATATTGTTTTGACCCGTTCAGCAGTCAGACACCATTTCACCTCCTTACCTTTCTCGCCAGCCGCCGCCTGTTTCTCCTGAGCCAAGTtgagtctgttctgctctgcagcTGTGGTGTTGTTCTCGGGACTGCTGCTCCGTGACGGGGACCCCTGGCCCTCCTCGTTCTGGTAGGCCAGGTCCAGGTGCTGCTGGGCCATCTTCAGGTGCTTCCTCAGCCTCTCCAGGTCTCTGCTGGACGCCTCGTCCCCCAGGCTCTCCCTCCCATAGTCCCCCGCCAACGGCTCTCTGAACTCTGCCTTCAGCTTGCCTGACGGGTCCTTCTTCCCCAGTACCATGTGGTACCCTGGCGGGGCCGTGGGTACATGACGGGAACTGCAGAGGGACCCCCGGGCCACGGGGGGaagaggtggggtggggtggcgTCTGGCGCGCCCGCGGAGGGTGTCGCGGACCCCGCCGACCCCGAGATGGACAATCTCCAGGAGGGTGAGTGTGGTGCAGAGGAGAGAAACCACGTACATGACCAGGAGGAAGATGGTCTTCTCGGTGGGCCGCGAGACGAAGCAGTCCACCGTGTGCGGACAGGGAGAGCGCGTGCACACGTAGGAGGCCGCCACCTCGAAGCCGTAGAGGACATACTGGCCTAACAGGAAGGCCACCTCGAAGGCGATGCGCGAGATCAGCGAACACACGTACACCTTCATCAGGCCGTCACGCGCGATCCGCCGCCGACCATCGTGCTTCTTCACAGAGCCTGGAGATGAGGCAGAGACAAATTAACTCACGGACAGCATGCCACAGGGCAAGTCAAAGAAAAGGGACAGGTGTGATCCACACACAGCTTTAAAGTGAAATAAAAAGTAATTTCCCTGGTGACAACTTTATAACCAGTGTGAATGAAAAGAGCGAAGCAGGTATGAAATGAGTCAGTTTGTGTAGAGAAGCTGTCCCTCACCCTACCTTCTGTCACCTTCACTTTGTCCTTCTCCACCTCGATCTCCTCAGTGATCATGGGGTCCTCCTCTCCGTTGTCCTCTGCCTCCTCGTAGTCCCGCTGTGCCCCCCGGGTCACGATGGGCATTTTCTTCTTCCCGGGGCGATGAAGAGGCCGGTACTCAGCATCGTCCATGCGGGCGATCTTGTGCATGGCAAAGCCCAAGTACATGATGGTAGGGGTGGTGATCAGGatgacctggaggagagagagggaaggagtggaTGGTAGACAGGGAATTCAAAGTCCCTGAGCGATTGCTTACAAGTACATAAGCAGTTAATGGTTTATTTGTGTCAAAAGGTTATACATCCCATATGTTATGGCTACATACACACCTTATAGTTACTTCACCCTAACTTGAGAAAACATTTACATATGCTTGCTTGACTCAGTCTCACCTGGAAGATCCAGAAGCGGACGTGTGAGAGCGGAGCGAAGGCGTCGTAGCAGACGTTCTCACACCCGGGCTGCAGCGTGTTGCAGACGAACTTAGCCTGTTCATCGTAGTAGATGGTCTCGCCCCCCACGGCCGTCAGCACGATGCGGAAGATGATGAGCACAGTCAGCCAGATCTTCCCCACGAACGTGCTGTGGTTGGAGATCTCATCCAGGAGACGCGTCAGGAAGCTCCAGCTCATGATGAGGCCTCAGCAGACACCTGGCCAGGGGCCCTCTCAGCTCTGGGGGGGAGAGGTGATGTTATTTTCAGTGTGACATTTACCTGAAAAAGCTGTTTCTGGTGCTCCTGGCTCATCTTCAGATTTTCattttcaaagagagaaagaacaccCTGATCATCATGTCAGTTATGGAGGTGGGGTTGGACGAGTGTTAGGAGCAAAAGGGTAAGCTTCTTAAAACACACATCTCAAGTCAACACACCATCCACATCAAGGCAAAACAAATTATGCCATTCAAGTGAAGAGATGTCAGCAGAGAGAACTGGCTGCCTCCTGTACGGAGATAGACACTAGATCTCCTGTACAGATCCATCGACACAGTCTGTAGATCAGTGAAAACCACCATGCGATACACACGTGTGGATGCATCACCCTGGGAGAGGTACAGATAAAACCAAGAAATCCAATCATAGGTTTGTATTAAGCTTCTGATCTGTTAGTTACTGTGTGAACTACAGGGGAGGTCCAAACTTTAACAGTCAAATTATTTACAAGTCACTACTGTAATAGTGCTGGAAATCCACTTGAAATGTTTGATTCTTTACCACGATTCAAACAAGCCTGGCTCTTTAGTAAAACCAAAACATCCATATACGTCTTTAAAATCAGATGCTGCTAAACCAGTTCTTATTGACCCCTGAACATGAATTATGAATTGAAAAAACAATTAACTGAAAAGGTATGACTTAGACTACTTATTCCTGAGGGGGAATTTTAATTACCTTTCTGACATGACTGAATTAAAAGTGGCCTCATTGACCCCAACCCCCCCCTCCAGAAAAATAACACTTGAGaaatatttgatttgatcaacAGGGGGCACCACTCCACCCACAAGGTTCATCAATGATGAGCTTACGTGCATATAAGAAGGGCACAGGGAGGGTTGGATGTTGACACCCACACTCCCAGGTTAAACATTATTATAGGAACGAGAAGTGCAGGCACCAGGTGGAACGGTATGACCTAGTGGGAGTACTGTGGTAGAAGTACCACAAGATGAACGTGTTGTACCGTCCATGTCTCACACCCAGGCTTCAGATCTATGGCCATAGGTCTCCTTGTGAAGGATTTAACAAGTCTGGTTTCACAATATGCTTTTTTGCTCTGATGTAAAAAGGAGGTGTTCATTTGGaagcacaataaaaaaataaaaagttaaagGTATTTTTATAGACTGAACTGCTGGTGAACCATGTATACTGTGCGGTGGACCAGCCCAACGAAAATAGATTCTTGACAGTTGAAAAGGACCCAACACTGGTCAGTCTATACTGTAACACATGGTACCATAGTGGATTGTGGTTCACACCTACATTCTTACAGCACCCTGTCATTCCAAACCCCATCCTGCTCACTACCACCTCTAAAGACTGGGGTCGGCAAGTCACAGCAAGCTGGGACTTCACACTGGGGAGAGAGGTTGGTGCAGGTCAGAGAAGCAAGGCAGACCAGATGGGAAAGCTTAGCAACAGCAGGATAGAAAGACAAAGGACTGGAGGGGGTCAGCTCGTAGAGTCACAGTATTTACCAGGACAGTGAATTATGATGGATGAGGAGGCAGGTCAAGATAGAAGCTACTGCAAGGAAATAAATTGTCCCCAGTAAAGTGTGTACAGACATTACAATGGCATACTGTGTACATAGTGAGCTCCAGAAGTATCAGGATAGTGGATTGTTTTGTTGCTTtgactctgtactccagcactttggatttgaaatgatacaatgactatgaggttaaagtgcagatgtCAGCTTTACTTTGAGGGTATTATTGggggaaccgtttagaaattacagtacTTTTTGTACATAGCAGCGCAGCACCACCCCACCCCATTTAATGGGAGCAAAAGTATTAGGACAAAtgcacttatgtgtattaaagtagta from the Salmo salar chromosome ssa17, Ssal_v3.1, whole genome shotgun sequence genome contains:
- the inha gene encoding inhibin alpha chain, whose amino-acid sequence is MRSGPSTVLSCALLLLWTQTLTQACQGDEMPRDVVLDWFKQHLLDGLGLEQPPEPSQQAPDGGRGRAEAGRGHRRSTRVGRAAWAQDHRRHHQESHEQVILFPSSGSTCDSSDSPSEERATSHFTYYFQSSLDNQESAITSAHFWFYAGEVASRNITPLFLLTSDQQLLQVAEFPAKTTADGWTTYHFEHHLLTALTQGPFVLQVRCPACECHENEADKMPFLHLHTRPHGPDRSPRRAAATIPWFPSAIDLLMRPSQQKPEYSDCQREMINISFQELGWDNWIVHPKVLNFYYCHGTCSASDRTTAMLGIKQCCAPVPGTMKSLRFTTTSDGGYSFKYETLPNIIPEECSCI
- the LOC106575602 gene encoding gap junction gamma-1 protein; this translates as MSWSFLTRLLDEISNHSTFVGKIWLTVLIIFRIVLTAVGGETIYYDEQAKFVCNTLQPGCENVCYDAFAPLSHVRFWIFQVILITTPTIMYLGFAMHKIARMDDAEYRPLHRPGKKKMPIVTRGAQRDYEEAEDNGEEDPMITEEIEVEKDKVKVTEGSVKKHDGRRRIARDGLMKVYVCSLISRIAFEVAFLLGQYVLYGFEVAASYVCTRSPCPHTVDCFVSRPTEKTIFLLVMYVVSLLCTTLTLLEIVHLGVGGVRDTLRGRARRHPTPPLPPVARGSLCSSRHVPTAPPGYHMVLGKKDPSGKLKAEFREPLAGDYGRESLGDEASSRDLERLRKHLKMAQQHLDLAYQNEEGQGSPSRSSSPENNTTAAEQNRLNLAQEKQAAAGEKGVHA